The DNA window tacaatagaaaatagatttcacaatattactatattttgatcaaataaatgcagcaatatTGAGCAAAAAGAATGAAGAAATCGTAACATTTAGAAGACATTAAGAAATCTTAATGTGATTGGTGCGAAAGCTATTAcctattatttcatatttactattttaagtcaaattcatattcattatTCATGTCTGTCCCTCTAGTATTAGTGAAGACAACTAAAATCTCTCAATTAAAGCGAGGCGCAGCGGACAGTCCTCGTGAGGAATCAACGGCAGACTCTACAGTCCAAATAAGCAGCTGAAggaactgagtgtgtgtgtgtgtgtgtgtgtgtgtatgtttgaggAGCTTAGAGGTAAGGATCGAAGTACAAGGAGCTGAACTTGAGCTTGTGAATCAGAAGCAAGAGCCGCCGGGCTCCCGGCCCCCCGCGTGAGCGCCTGCCTACGTGCTGAGAGAGACGACACGCAGAGAGCCGGCGCTTAGCCCCATGACCAACGGATTTCATTTAGCCCTCTCAGCTAACCCCATCCATCTCTGTACGCTCGCATTAACCTATAGGTGCAGAAACGCACACGGCCGCCGCTCATCCAATTAAACCGGGAACATTCCCTGACCTGAACCTACCAACCCTAAATTAGATGCAATATCAGAGCAAAAGGAGCTTTTATCAGCACTTCACTTCTCAtttttgaaatgacatttgACTAACCGATTTTGGCTGATTTTTGCGGATGCTTCTAGAGGTACACTGACACataaaatgagcatttattGGCTTAAGTTTATTAATTGCATTGGTTAATCGATattaaatcagatttttgaCTCGAATAAAGCAAGCTAGCCAAACAGTTACTGGTCCACTTTGACTACGGAAGTCATTAGGGACCAGAAAAAtttggtaaatatatatatatatacacttttgtgctcattgaaagaaagaaattctcACAGGTTGAGGGTGAGCCTCGTTTTAGaagagctatccctttaagacaaaATAGCACTAAATGAGGTTTGTGAAACAGCTCGAGGTAACCAACAATGACCTCCGTCTCAGGATCACCTACTATTTAAaaggctaaaaataaaagtgggTTAACGACAGACACTTGTTACTATGATTAGTGTGGGGAAGCAGGCAAGGGTCAGACTTTGAGCAACTGCGGTGTGAGGAGAGCGGCGGGTGGTCTTCACAGACTCCATAAAGAGCCAGAGCATCGCCCCAAAAGAAAAACGGAAAGAATCCTATAAAAGAGTCCGTTATCGGCAGGTCAGAGCTCTTAGGAGATATATACGGAGCAATCCAGGCTTTAGCACAAGCATCATGGGGCTGTAAAATCTCAGAGAGGCCTGGCAGACACTATCTAAAATTAGATTTTCCACATTTGAAGATGTATTATTTGGTGGGTTTATTGTGATTATCGCCTCTAATGAACTGAATTGTCATTTTCTCACATTCCACtcacaaacttttttaaatcatcaaaGCTGTGCACTACAGTCATTTTACCACAGATACCGAgaatgttttgtgcatttttttaaaaaaattgctaaaaatatttcaaaaacaaacacatgcaagtGATTTTTTTAGAGGCCACATATTCAGAATTTGAACAGGTGACTTGCATAATTATGATACTGCCGTGTTCATCGGATAGGAAGCATTAAATCAAGAATGGTTATCTGCCAGAAATAGAGAAGCACCAGCCATAAAAAGACGCAAATACAAAGAAAAGCAGGTTTTGTCACAGATAAGTCCCGTTGAAAGCGGCGAGTCTCGAGTTTGCGCCTGAGGATTAGGAGGGATTCGGCTGTTGTATCATTTAGTGGAAGCTGATTTCACCGTATGGGTGTGAGAACAGCCGAGTGTTTCACTTTATTAGCTTTGTTGTGGGTAAACGGGGTTGAGGGTGTGTCGAGGTGTGCTGCGGTGGTAAACCGGCCGATGTAATGATTTCTCACAAAGTTAGCAAACAACTGAGCATTACAGTGAATAATACCGTGCTTTCGTTACATTCGATATgttgtatttcatttctttatagTTGTGAACTTTTAGTACTCAGTGGCGATACTGATCCAGTAGAGGGAGCGATGAAGATGAAACAGGGTTTTAGCATTTttggtaataaaatgtattttgcgtttttttattatactagtaaaatttctgctttttttttgtctgtgtctATTATTAGTTCTATttttttccagctaaaataaaacaataagatttattttctttctttcttttttcatataCGTCCAGACGGCTTTGAGCTGGATTTCCTGGAACTTTATATTCGGAATTGCATTTAAACGAATATAAAGTAAACTCGCAGCGCTGTGTGTTTACAAAGGGAACTGTGCTGGCGCTGTGGACATCTGAGTTCATTTAGAGTGCTCTCACACGACGGCAAAGTTCTTGTGAAACACCGAACAATGAGCAAAGGGGATGCGCCGGTTATGACAAAGCAAGCAGCGTGAATTTGGCAGTGATAAAGATATGCACACTTTCGTTTCTCACCCACATCGTCTCGGCCGGCATTCGCTCCACTCACATACAGACTTTAAAGACCGCTGTAGCTGCACTTACTGTGAGTCATGTGCATAATATAAACACTGACCAACTGACTGATCAAGTATGAACAACTACTCCAACTGGAACGCATTCCTAAAAGTATGTTATGCTCTCAGTTTGACTGGTCAGTCCAAGAGTGCAGCTGGAAATATACTGCATCGCTTGAGCTCTACTGCTAATAGTCTCAGTGCTAAGTGCTAACTGTGCTAACTGCTAACGTAGCGTCCAGCTGGCTGCTTCTCATCGCCATTCAATCGACCCAGTCATCGCAATTTTTAGCCGTGTGTCTTTAGCCGTCCACACCGTCAACAAATGAACCTTAACCAAATCCCACAATGTCACCAAGTTGAAAAATGGAAGAAGTGACCATTTCAGAAAGACATGTTATCTTAAAATCAACCAGAAGCTTGacatagaaaataataatatagaaataaaactcaacttacttttctttctttgatttgACTTCTACCTTTTGCCTAAAAAAAAGACGCAAAAAGAGGTTTAATTCACTTtacaattcactaaaaatgtatttactgtcactttaaaataatggtttagTTAGGGGATTTTCACGTCAAAGGACCTTTTTTGGTACcttcaaagaacctttcagtaaacagttctttttttacctaaaaaactatttattcatCTACTATAAAGATGATTTTGTCCAATGAAAAGTTTTCGTGGATATTAAAGGCTCTCAATGGAACCATAGATGCCAATAAACACATTCATGTGCATTGAATTATTGATGGTTTTGTGCGAAGAGGACAAACAGTGGACATCTTGGAAATAACTATTTCTCGAAGATGCGTTTATAATCTCGTACCTGCATTCACACTTGGTGTGTTCTGTGAAACTCAGTTGAAAATTATGCTGCGATACACGTTGTTTGACTCTCAGTACCTACAGgaatatacaaaaaaagcaatactttgtcatttttatttcagtttatacaCCGTCGAAAATAATGACAAGACCAGGCCTCAGCTGCATAATCCAGAGGTAAACAACATAGCTGACAAGCCAGTTAACACCGCCTCACTGTCCCAATGTTGGGCAAGCAGGAAGCAGGGTGAAGGACAGAATGCGCTGGATTGAACCGGTCTCACCTCCATGGTGACGTTGCGGGTCTCTGTAGGGACACACTCGAGGGCCTCGTCGTTGCAGCAGCCTGCGCAGCGCATGAGAACCACGCAGGACGGGATGTAGGTGTGCTCGATCTGGTCGGGATACTCCTGAATGATGTCTACCAGCATCTCTCGCGTCTTACACGCACTCTTTTTGTACACATCCATGAAGGGAATCACTAAAGAGGAAGCAAAGTGAGAGTTTACTGATGTCTTCTTTTCGTTTTTTGTCGTCAGattaaaggtacagttcactCGAAGCTCTCTCATTAGTCATGCCATTCCTAACCTGTATACTTTTTTGTCTGGGAAACGCAAAAAGAGAATTTTTGAAGTATCTTCTTCTTGCAGCTCTTCTCCATCTAAGGACAGGTCATAATGACGAAAGCTGTCATAAAAGCTATGTCTATCAGAAGTCTTGTCCCTTGTGAAAAACGAGTCCACTTAACCGTATTGAACGTGCACTTGTAGTGTAGAAATATTAACAGTACTTTTTAATGTACGTTTAGATagaatattaatgtaaataaaggtgcacTTGTAATGGTGTCACAActtggaaatatatatttttaaatcattgttttattaatccTTTAAAGAAGTACACATATTTTGATGTGTTAATTAACGTATAAACTACATGTTAAGTACTCgattatgcatttattctttaatatgaaactttacttttttaatccAGCAGTCATGGCGACTGTGAAAAGAGCGGCGTGAAGATTCTTCTCCTTTCACGCGATAACAGCTTAAAGGTTTGGAATAAAATCTGACTAAATCGTTTCCATTTCAACATTTCACATCCACGGCATAACACCTCACACGCGCCTGTTCTGCTCGCTGGGGACCAAGTGGGCAAAAAAAGGCATGTCGCGCATGTTGAGGCACATGTGCCCCACTTGACCGTCCACCCCGGTTCGTACACCTCCCTAAACTGGCTTCCCATCATTCAATCTGACCCCAGCGCCTCATGACCCGCAGACTGCCAGGGAAAAGCGTGACCTCAGGCAGTGTGGCGCCGGGCTTCACTGCAGACACCTGACCTCCACGAGAAGCCCACCCTGAGTGACGCTCCCTGCCACCCATGAATCTTGTCAGTGCCCCAGAGCCGTGCAAGAAAACCAAACACGACTGTATTCGTGATAACGTCACCAGTAATCAGTTGGCGGTGGCAGCCACATTTCACCCAGTGCCCTATCATGGCACTTCTTCGTTTATGGCCATCGTGTTTGCATCTCATATCTTTATTTAGCAAAGTGCAAAGAGCAAATATAAACCGACTACTAACCAAGATCCAATATGTTCATTAAGAGTCTAGAATGGGAGCTCTACGTGGTGGCAAAGCGGTTATGAATGGAAGCAGATTGGGAATGACGTAAAAACAACAATACGCGTTCCCCCAGAAACGTAACAGGGACTCTATACAAACAACCAGGTCCACCGCTAACAAATAATTGTGACCTTGAGGACAAATCAGGAATAAATCATGCGATCtttgttaataaacaaacacagccaTGGTCAATGACTCCACACAAGGTCGCTCGCGGGTAGAATAAATTATTCACGTTGACGATCCTAATGAGGGTGGGAAATATACCCTGACTCCTAATCTTGAGTGTCCGAGCAAATATTTATGCAAGTGATAAGTGATATTAAACTGCACATATAGCATCGGGCGAGCTATACCGTAGGCCTCAGAACCGGAATAAAACCGTTTAAACTTTGCCTTGACAATGCCATTATATACACATCCTCCAGGTGGTGCTGGAATCTCAGCCCCgtttccaaaacatttttcgTATCATACACTCTTCAGCATGTACAAACACCGCACATATAAAGAGACTTACCCTCGTTTTTGCTCTTCATCCCTTCTTTGGGTATGTAGGCAGCCTGTCAGGATGGAAAAGTGATAATCACAGCGTAAGTGGAAGTCACAGAACACCTGAAGCAAGTTAAATCTGACCTACGTCGTACACCGCTGGAAGAAAACAATAGTAATGCTCGGGAAACTCTCGAAAAGGAGAATTTCATTAGGTTTCACACAAACGAAAGCACTTAACTCACTCCATGCATTAGTATAGCTTAGCTTGATACAAGTATTTTGGACTCTTAGAGGAGTTCAGAGCAGTCATTCTCAACCTTTTTGAGTCAAGAAAATATTGGCCAAGAAAATATTTAGAGCAGTCAATATTACAGGCTAAATATATTTGCTGTAATAAtgaaagagtgttttttttaagcttgcaTATGATTGCATTTGTTTCGAGATGCATCCTTCTGTAAAATCACGTCGATGGTACAAATAAAAGAGCAATGTCAGTTTATTAGaggaaatataaaaactaaacctCAAAAGCTACACACGCTGTACCATTTAAATCTGGGTATATAGCGCTATTCGTACCTTATAGAAGACATATTAGTGTCTTAACTGTGACCCAGTCATGTAATCGCAAAGTACGCTTTTACAATTGTAACTACATTAAAtcacgttttatttattttttttaataatctgaattTATCCAATGGTCCCCCTTGAAGTTTGCTGAGGCCCTCTAGTGGGCCCCGGCCCCATAAAAACCAAAGAGCTCTAAAAATCATGTAAGGGTGTTTGAATGCGTGCAGAAgcggttttagtttttttcagggTGCGCAATCTcttctaatgcattttattttttttgatggaATTTCACTTTCAGAATTCCAGGGAGTTCATTTGTCACCGAAGGCGGCAGCGAGAGCCAATGACTCCGCTCCTGCAACTCAGACGATTCTTTTTTTCCCGCCTACAGATTAGTCTCGCCGGAGAGGGAGGACGTGATCGCTCGCTGGTTGGTCGCGGACCGCAGGTGGCGTGGACTGGCGCAACAGCTCTCGGTGTTGCGTGAGAATCTCGCCGGTTTGCCGCACGCACCATCTGCTTCGCGTCCGAGCAGATATTTTATTCGCGCTCCGCACCCGAGGTTGGCGCGTTAACGGCGAAGCGAGCGACAGACAAACCGCGCTGGTTTACCTCGTACAAGCACGTTTGTTTCACGACATCAAACATGCGCGCGTTGCCGTATCGCGATTCAAGCAAATGAATTAATTAGGCGGGAGACAAAGAAACGAAGGCGTTCAGGTAATATCTTGCAATTATTCTTGTCGACAGAGCGGCCGGTGGCGATGTTTGAAGTATCGCGAGCACTAATAAAATGCAGTTGTGTCTGTATTCGTTCTATTCTGATGCTTTTTGCCTCCCTTACACACGTATACTCCCGTTACAGCACGCAGTCGGCTTTATAGTAATGCGCATTTATTAACTAAACCCATCGTTTAATTTGCGTTACGTAGCCTACGTGCGCTTCTCACAATAGAAACCGCTCGGAGTAACGATAGCTAATTATTTCAAGCAGTAACTTTTAAGCAGCGAAACTT is part of the Puntigrus tetrazona isolate hp1 chromosome 16, ASM1883169v1, whole genome shotgun sequence genome and encodes:
- the vegfaa gene encoding vascular endothelial growth factor A-A isoform X3; this translates as MKSKNEVIPFMDVYKKSACKTREMLVDIIQEYPDQIEHTYIPSCVVLMRCAGCCNDEALECVPTETRNVTMEVLRVKQRVSQHNFQLSFTEHTKCECRQKVEVKSKKENHCEPCSERRKRLYVQDPLTCKCSCKFTQLQCKSRQLELNERTCRCEKPR
- the vegfaa gene encoding vascular endothelial growth factor A-A isoform X2 gives rise to the protein MNFVVYSIQLFFAALLHLSAVKAAYIPKEGMKSKNEVIPFMDVYKKSACKTREMLVDIIQEYPDQIEHTYIPSCVVLMRCAGCCNDEALECVPTETRNVTMEVLRVKQRVSQHNFQLSFTEHTKCECRQKVEVKSKKEKKARVGRVKSRKRAREGDSGDLSASAHLRSSSILLSVVGFISGQLVCSL
- the vegfaa gene encoding vascular endothelial growth factor A-A isoform X1, which produces MNFVVYSIQLFFAALLHLSAVKAAYIPKEGMKSKNEVIPFMDVYKKSACKTREMLVDIIQEYPDQIEHTYIPSCVVLMRCAGCCNDEALECVPTETRNVTMEVLRVKQRVSQHNFQLSFTEHTKCECRQKVEVKSKKENHCEPCSERRKRLYVQDPLTCKCSCKFTQLQCKSRQLELNERTCRCEKPR
- the vegfaa gene encoding vascular endothelial growth factor A-A isoform X4; the encoded protein is MNFVVYSIQLFFAALLHLSAVKAAYIPKEGMKSKNEVIPFMDVYKKSACKTREMLVDIIQEYPDQIEHTYIPSCVVLMRCAGCCNDEALECVPTETRNVTMEVLRVKQRVSQHNFQLSFTEHTKCECRQKVEVKSKKEKCEKPR